In one window of Acanthopagrus latus isolate v.2019 chromosome 15, fAcaLat1.1, whole genome shotgun sequence DNA:
- the slka gene encoding STE20-like serine/threonine-protein kinase isoform X1, with product MSFFNFRKIFKLGPDKKKKQYEHVHRDVNPEEIWEIIGELGDGAFGKVFKAQNKQNGTLAAAKVIDTKTEDELEDYMVEIDILASCNHHHIVKLLDAFYFEGKLWILIEFCAGGAVDAIMLELERPLTEPQIRVVCRQTLEALIYLHENKVIHRDLKAGNILLSLDGEVKLADFGVSAKNTKTLQRRDSFIGTPYWMAPEVVMCETSKDRPYDYKADIWSLGVTLIELAQIEPPNHEMNPMRVLLKIAKSEPPTLMHPSRWSPEFNDFLRKSLDKNVDNRWGPVQLLQHPFVANVTDSRPLRELIAEAKAEVTEEIEDSKEEEEEEEPDTPVTAPGHKRAPSDVSVASSEDDKVPPTPSTLESVIEKPTVEPAEDHTSDKLSDEGLGTSEVDKTEEEKLNEVSDASNEDLAPGLIEPTKDLISQESTEPKPEDGKVEEIPAEPEVSQPEEPVESADTEELVTDGQETEEQQKEVQGDKTEEEPTQVIEQEKEPEEVKEEEEKEAGTEESRESQAQPEEAPEEPESIPEKVTQVEEESKKTDEEIPEHKESEDRIEDNVNGTDVNTGTEIIDTNVTDTNINGDTKPSVDESPAEVLLEKEAKESQPEEKPEEEAPEEAEQPEKDNHPREEVEVEEQAPAASINGVSDEAKDTSEDSEQVVPCKDVPAKEDEEKVARADESTSQDTVSVPESETDSESKIEHGSPAVIKPDMEKDSDSGSSSAADSNSLDLNLSISSFLSKSKEGGSVSMQESRRQKKTLKKTRKFMVDGVEVSVTTSKIVTDNDTKSEEMRFLRRQELRELRLLQKEEQRAQQQLSNKLQQQREQIYRRFEQETTAKKRQYDQEVENLEKKQKQTIERLEQDHTSRLRDEAKRIKGDQDKELSKFQNMLKNRKKEAVAQVMIQSFQLSSCALFNAQMQDEQEFLQKQQQELDGALKKIIQQHKLEIATIERDCLNHKQQLMRAREAAMWELEERHLQEKHQQLKQQLKDQYFLQRHQLLKRHEKEMEQMQRYNQRLVEEMKNKQTQERVRLPKIQRSEAKTRMAMFKKSLRITATASVTPEQERERIKQFAAQEDKRQKNERLHQHQKHENQMRDLQLQCDSNIRELQQLQNEKCHILIEHETQKLKELDEEHSQEIKEWREKLRPRKKALEEEFTRKLQEQEVFFKMSGESECLNPTTQSRVSKFYPIPHLHNSGV from the exons ATTCTGATTGAGTTCTGTGCGGGTGGTGCAGTGGATGCCATCATGCTGG AACTGGAGAGGCCACTGACAGAGCCCCAGATCCGGGTGGTGTGTAGACAGACCTTGGAGGCCTTGATTTACCTCCATGAGAATAAGGTCATCCACAGAGACTTGAAAGCCGGGAACATTCTCCTCTCCTTGGATGGAGAAGTAAAACTGG ctGACTTTGGGGTGTCTGCTAAAAATACCAAGACATTACAGAGAAGAGACTCTTTCATCGGCACTCCATATTG GATGGCTCCAGAGGTGGTGATGTGCGAAACGTCCAAAGACCGTCCCTATGACTACAAGGCTGACATCTGGTCCCTCGGGGTTACCCTGATAGAGCTGGCACAGATTGAGCCACCCAACCACGAGATGAATCCCATGCgagtgctgctgaaaatagcCAAGTCCGAGCCGCCCACACTTATGCATCCCTCTCGCTG GTCACCAGAATTCAACGACTTTCTTCGGAAATCTCTTGATAAGAATGTGGACAATAGGTGGGGCCCAGTACAGCTGCTACAG CATCCTTTTGTCGCAAATGTCACTGATAGCAGACCTCTCAGAGAGCTCATCGCCGAGGCCAAAGCTGAAGTCACAGAGGAGATCGAGGAcagcaaagaggaggaggaggaggaagagccaGATACACCCGTG ACGGCTCCTGGGCACAAGCGAGCACCATCAGATGTCAGCGTTGCCAGCTCAGAGGATGACAAAGTCCCACCAACTCCCTCCACACTGGAGTCTGTTATAGAAAAGCCGACGGTCGAGCCTGCTGAGGACCACACCAGTGATAAGCTGTCTGATGAAGGACTTGGAACAAGTGAGGTAGACaagactgaggaggagaaactTAATGAGGTGTCTGATGCCAGTAATGAAGACCTGGCACCTGGACTAATAGAGCCCACCAAGGACTTGATCTCACAAGAGTCTACAGAGCCTAAACCAGAAGATGGTAAAGTAGAAGAGATTCCTGCTGAGCCTGAAGTATCACAGCCAGAGGAACCTGTGGAATCAGCAGATACTGAAGAACTTGTAACAGACGGTCAAGaaacagaggagcaacagaaggAAGTACAAGGGgataaaacagaggaggaacCGACCCAAGTAATAGAGCAAGAAAAGGAACCagaagaggtgaaagaggaggaagaaaaagaagcaggtACAGAAGAATCCAGAGAATCACAAGCGCAACCTGAAGAGGCACCAGAAGAACCAGAATCCATACCAGAGAAGGTGACacaagtagaagaagaaagtaaaaaaacagatgaagagatTCCTGAACATAAAGAGTCAGAAGATAGAATAGAAGACAATGTTAATGGAACAGATGTTAATACAGGAACAGAAATCATAGATACAAATgtaacagacacaaacataaatgGAGACACAAAGCCGAGTGTGGACGAGTCCCCCGCTGAGGTTTTGTTGGAGAAGGAGGCCAAAGAAAGTCAACCAGAGGAGAAGCCAGAGGAGGAGGCCCCTGAGGAGGCAGAACAGCCAGAGAAAGACAATCACCCTAGAGAGGAGGTTGAAGTGGAGGAACAGGCACCAGCTGCATCCATAAATGGAGTCAGTGATGAAGCCAAAGACACCTCTGAGGATTCAGAACAAGTGGTCCCATGTAAAGATGTCCCTGCgaaggaagatgaggagaaagtCGCTCGTGCAGATGAGAGCACGTCCCAAGATACCGTCTCTGTCCCAGAGAGTGAAACCGATTCAGAAAGCAAGATTGAGCATGGAAGTCCTGCTGTGATCAAACCAGATATGGAGAAAGACTCTGACTCTGGAAGCAGCTCTGCTGCTGATAGTAACAGCCTTGACCTCAATCTGTCCATCTCCAGCTTCTTGTCCAAGAGTAAAGAAGGGGGCTCTGTGTCTATGCAG GAGTCGAGACGTCAGAAGAAGACTCTGAAGAAGACACGTAAGTTCATGGTGGACGGTGTAGAGGTCAGTGTGACAACGTCAAAGATAGTGACGGATAATGACACCAAGAGCGAAGAGATGAGGTTCCTGAG GCGGCAGGAGTTGAGAGAGTTGCGCCTCCTGCAGAAAGAGGAGCAAAGggcccagcagcagctgagcaacaagctgcagcagcagagagagcagatctACCGGCGCTTTGAACAGGAAACAACT GCTAAGAAGCGTCAGTATGACCAAGAAGTGGAGAATCTtgagaagaagcagaaacagaccaTTGAGCGACTGGAACAGGATCACACCAGCCGCCTCCGAGATGAAGCCAAACGCATCAAAGGGGATCAAGACAAGGAGCTCTCCAAGTTCCAAAACATGCTGAAGAACCGGAAGAAAGAG GCAGTGGCCCAGGTTATGATACAGTCTTTTCAGTTGTCCTCATGTGCACTCTTCAACGCTCAGATGCAGGAT GAGCAGGAGTTCctacagaagcagcagcaggagctggaCGGAGCTCTGAAGAAAATCATCCAGCAGCATAAACTGGAGATCGCCACTATTGAGAGAGACTGCCTCAACCACaagcagcagctgatgagag CTCGAGAGGCAGCCATGTGGGAGCTGGAGGAGCGCCACCTGCAGGAGAAGCACCAGCAGCTTaagcagcagctgaaagacCAGTACTTCCTGCAGAGACACCAGCTGCTGAAGAGGCACGAGAAA GAGATGGAGCAGATGCAGCGCTACAACCAGCGGttggtggaggagatgaagaacaaacagactcaAGAGAGGGTTCGTCTGCCCAAGATTCAGCGCAGCGAGGCCAAGACCCGCATGGCCATGTTCAAGAAGAGCCTCCGCATCACTGCCACTGCATCCGTCACCccggagcaggagagggagcgGATAAAACAG TTCGCTGCTCAGGAAGACAAGAGGCAGAAGAACGAGAGGCTGCATCAACACCAGAAACACGAGAACCAGATGAGGgatctgcagctgcagtgtgactcCAACAtcagggagctgcagcagctacaG AATGAGAAATGCCACATTCTGATTGAACACGAAACCCAAAAGTTGAAGGAGCTGGATGAGGAGCACAGCCAAGAGATAAAGGAGTGGAGGGAGAAGCTCAGGCCCAGGAAAAAG GCATTGGAGGAGGAGTTCACACGGAAGCTCCAGGAGCAGGAGGTCTTCTTCAAGATGAGTGGCGAATCCGAATGCCTTAACCCAACCACCCAGAGCCGAGTGTCCAAATTCTACCCCATACCACACCTGCACAACTCTGGTGTAtag
- the slka gene encoding STE20-like serine/threonine-protein kinase isoform X2: MSFFNFRKIFKLGPDKKKKQYEHVHRDVNPEEIWEIIGELGDGAFGKVFKAQNKQNGTLAAAKVIDTKTEDELEDYMVEIDILASCNHHHIVKLLDAFYFEGKLWILIEFCAGGAVDAIMLELERPLTEPQIRVVCRQTLEALIYLHENKVIHRDLKAGNILLSLDGEVKLADFGVSAKNTKTLQRRDSFIGTPYWMAPEVVMCETSKDRPYDYKADIWSLGVTLIELAQIEPPNHEMNPMRVLLKIAKSEPPTLMHPSRWSPEFNDFLRKSLDKNVDNRWGPVQLLQHPFVANVTDSRPLRELIAEAKAEVTEEIEDSKEEEEEEEPDTPVTAPGHKRAPSDVSVASSEDDKVPPTPSTLESVIEKPTVEPAEDHTSDKLSDEGLGTSEVDKTEEEKLNEVSDASNEDLAPGLIEPTKDLISQESTEPKPEDGKVEEIPAEPEVSQPEEPVESADTEELVTDGQETEEQQKEVQGDKTEEEPTQVIEQEKEPEEVKEEEEKEAGTEESRESQAQPEEAPEEPESIPEKVTQVEEESKKTDEEIPEHKESEDRIEDNVNGTDVNTGTEIIDTNVTDTNINGDTKPSVDESPAEVLLEKEAKESQPEEKPEEEAPEEAEQPEKDNHPREEVEVEEQAPAASINGVSDEAKDTSEDSEQVVPCKDVPAKEDEEKVARADESTSQDTVSVPESETDSESKIEHGSPAVIKPDMEKDSDSGSSSAADSNSLDLNLSISSFLSKSKEGGSVSMQESRRQKKTLKKTRKFMVDGVEVSVTTSKIVTDNDTKSEEMRFLRRQELRELRLLQKEEQRAQQQLSNKLQQQREQIYRRFEQETTAKKRQYDQEVENLEKKQKQTIERLEQDHTSRLRDEAKRIKGDQDKELSKFQNMLKNRKKEEQEFLQKQQQELDGALKKIIQQHKLEIATIERDCLNHKQQLMRAREAAMWELEERHLQEKHQQLKQQLKDQYFLQRHQLLKRHEKEMEQMQRYNQRLVEEMKNKQTQERVRLPKIQRSEAKTRMAMFKKSLRITATASVTPEQERERIKQFAAQEDKRQKNERLHQHQKHENQMRDLQLQCDSNIRELQQLQNEKCHILIEHETQKLKELDEEHSQEIKEWREKLRPRKKALEEEFTRKLQEQEVFFKMSGESECLNPTTQSRVSKFYPIPHLHNSGV, from the exons ATTCTGATTGAGTTCTGTGCGGGTGGTGCAGTGGATGCCATCATGCTGG AACTGGAGAGGCCACTGACAGAGCCCCAGATCCGGGTGGTGTGTAGACAGACCTTGGAGGCCTTGATTTACCTCCATGAGAATAAGGTCATCCACAGAGACTTGAAAGCCGGGAACATTCTCCTCTCCTTGGATGGAGAAGTAAAACTGG ctGACTTTGGGGTGTCTGCTAAAAATACCAAGACATTACAGAGAAGAGACTCTTTCATCGGCACTCCATATTG GATGGCTCCAGAGGTGGTGATGTGCGAAACGTCCAAAGACCGTCCCTATGACTACAAGGCTGACATCTGGTCCCTCGGGGTTACCCTGATAGAGCTGGCACAGATTGAGCCACCCAACCACGAGATGAATCCCATGCgagtgctgctgaaaatagcCAAGTCCGAGCCGCCCACACTTATGCATCCCTCTCGCTG GTCACCAGAATTCAACGACTTTCTTCGGAAATCTCTTGATAAGAATGTGGACAATAGGTGGGGCCCAGTACAGCTGCTACAG CATCCTTTTGTCGCAAATGTCACTGATAGCAGACCTCTCAGAGAGCTCATCGCCGAGGCCAAAGCTGAAGTCACAGAGGAGATCGAGGAcagcaaagaggaggaggaggaggaagagccaGATACACCCGTG ACGGCTCCTGGGCACAAGCGAGCACCATCAGATGTCAGCGTTGCCAGCTCAGAGGATGACAAAGTCCCACCAACTCCCTCCACACTGGAGTCTGTTATAGAAAAGCCGACGGTCGAGCCTGCTGAGGACCACACCAGTGATAAGCTGTCTGATGAAGGACTTGGAACAAGTGAGGTAGACaagactgaggaggagaaactTAATGAGGTGTCTGATGCCAGTAATGAAGACCTGGCACCTGGACTAATAGAGCCCACCAAGGACTTGATCTCACAAGAGTCTACAGAGCCTAAACCAGAAGATGGTAAAGTAGAAGAGATTCCTGCTGAGCCTGAAGTATCACAGCCAGAGGAACCTGTGGAATCAGCAGATACTGAAGAACTTGTAACAGACGGTCAAGaaacagaggagcaacagaaggAAGTACAAGGGgataaaacagaggaggaacCGACCCAAGTAATAGAGCAAGAAAAGGAACCagaagaggtgaaagaggaggaagaaaaagaagcaggtACAGAAGAATCCAGAGAATCACAAGCGCAACCTGAAGAGGCACCAGAAGAACCAGAATCCATACCAGAGAAGGTGACacaagtagaagaagaaagtaaaaaaacagatgaagagatTCCTGAACATAAAGAGTCAGAAGATAGAATAGAAGACAATGTTAATGGAACAGATGTTAATACAGGAACAGAAATCATAGATACAAATgtaacagacacaaacataaatgGAGACACAAAGCCGAGTGTGGACGAGTCCCCCGCTGAGGTTTTGTTGGAGAAGGAGGCCAAAGAAAGTCAACCAGAGGAGAAGCCAGAGGAGGAGGCCCCTGAGGAGGCAGAACAGCCAGAGAAAGACAATCACCCTAGAGAGGAGGTTGAAGTGGAGGAACAGGCACCAGCTGCATCCATAAATGGAGTCAGTGATGAAGCCAAAGACACCTCTGAGGATTCAGAACAAGTGGTCCCATGTAAAGATGTCCCTGCgaaggaagatgaggagaaagtCGCTCGTGCAGATGAGAGCACGTCCCAAGATACCGTCTCTGTCCCAGAGAGTGAAACCGATTCAGAAAGCAAGATTGAGCATGGAAGTCCTGCTGTGATCAAACCAGATATGGAGAAAGACTCTGACTCTGGAAGCAGCTCTGCTGCTGATAGTAACAGCCTTGACCTCAATCTGTCCATCTCCAGCTTCTTGTCCAAGAGTAAAGAAGGGGGCTCTGTGTCTATGCAG GAGTCGAGACGTCAGAAGAAGACTCTGAAGAAGACACGTAAGTTCATGGTGGACGGTGTAGAGGTCAGTGTGACAACGTCAAAGATAGTGACGGATAATGACACCAAGAGCGAAGAGATGAGGTTCCTGAG GCGGCAGGAGTTGAGAGAGTTGCGCCTCCTGCAGAAAGAGGAGCAAAGggcccagcagcagctgagcaacaagctgcagcagcagagagagcagatctACCGGCGCTTTGAACAGGAAACAACT GCTAAGAAGCGTCAGTATGACCAAGAAGTGGAGAATCTtgagaagaagcagaaacagaccaTTGAGCGACTGGAACAGGATCACACCAGCCGCCTCCGAGATGAAGCCAAACGCATCAAAGGGGATCAAGACAAGGAGCTCTCCAAGTTCCAAAACATGCTGAAGAACCGGAAGAAAGAG GAGCAGGAGTTCctacagaagcagcagcaggagctggaCGGAGCTCTGAAGAAAATCATCCAGCAGCATAAACTGGAGATCGCCACTATTGAGAGAGACTGCCTCAACCACaagcagcagctgatgagag CTCGAGAGGCAGCCATGTGGGAGCTGGAGGAGCGCCACCTGCAGGAGAAGCACCAGCAGCTTaagcagcagctgaaagacCAGTACTTCCTGCAGAGACACCAGCTGCTGAAGAGGCACGAGAAA GAGATGGAGCAGATGCAGCGCTACAACCAGCGGttggtggaggagatgaagaacaaacagactcaAGAGAGGGTTCGTCTGCCCAAGATTCAGCGCAGCGAGGCCAAGACCCGCATGGCCATGTTCAAGAAGAGCCTCCGCATCACTGCCACTGCATCCGTCACCccggagcaggagagggagcgGATAAAACAG TTCGCTGCTCAGGAAGACAAGAGGCAGAAGAACGAGAGGCTGCATCAACACCAGAAACACGAGAACCAGATGAGGgatctgcagctgcagtgtgactcCAACAtcagggagctgcagcagctacaG AATGAGAAATGCCACATTCTGATTGAACACGAAACCCAAAAGTTGAAGGAGCTGGATGAGGAGCACAGCCAAGAGATAAAGGAGTGGAGGGAGAAGCTCAGGCCCAGGAAAAAG GCATTGGAGGAGGAGTTCACACGGAAGCTCCAGGAGCAGGAGGTCTTCTTCAAGATGAGTGGCGAATCCGAATGCCTTAACCCAACCACCCAGAGCCGAGTGTCCAAATTCTACCCCATACCACACCTGCACAACTCTGGTGTAtag